A region of the Methanofastidiosum sp. genome:
GGGTACAGTACAATTACATTCTATAAAGAGGGATACGAACCATTAACAAAGAGGGTATATGTAAAGGCAGACGGAGTAACTTACGTCGATGCAGAGCTAAAACCTATTCTTTTTAAATAAAAATATATTTTTATTTTATATTCAATATATCATTTAACTTTTTTAATAAGCTTCATTCTCAAGAAAAGAATGTCCCTCAAATCACAAAGATTCTCATCGGGACTATGGGGAGGCATAGATGGCTAGTCCTTTAGCCGTATTACCATAATCTTAGTCTTTAGAGATCTCTCCACCATGCTTTTGATATACATTTATCGCATGTTGAAGTTCTTTCGTTCCAACAATCATCGCAACAAACATCTCCACATACTAAACACGTATGTGTATGCGTCGTTTCACCGCATTTTCTACATTCTTTTTGTTCAGAAACATAAACCCATTTGCCAATAGAACTCATTTTTACCACTCCTAGATGTCCAACCGTTAATTAATTATGGGCTTTACATAACTATAAGGATTTGTAAAAAAACATGTAAAACATGTAAAAAGTTACGCCAAAAAAAGTTCTCTGCCCTTGTTAGTTAACTCGACAACCTTGTTTCTACCCTTAATCGAAACTATAAGATAGTTTGACGTTGTTAGAAAACTCATTCTTTTGCCAATGGTTGGTCTTGTTATATTGATCTCCCTACCTATATCTGAAAAAGTAGGCTTAACTCCAATTAAGTTCTTGTTATAAACGAATGTCAGGATTTCCAGCATATTGTCGGGGAGTTTTTCTTTTTCTACAGGGGAGATGTCTGATGTCTCCTTTTCTATAAGCTTCATTTCAACATTGCTGAATAATTCTGAGTCGGCCGAAATGATTACTGTAATACCCCTAAGGTATGCGATCTCCCTCAGGTGATGTACAAAAGATAATAATTTAATAAATCCATTTTTGGAAAGTAGATAATCCAACCTATCTATCAAAACAAAGCTTTTTCTGGGTATGTCCTCTAAGTATTTTTCAATTTCTGTAAGATCTGGAGAAAGAGAATCTCTTTTATCTTTTTCTGAAATCCATAAATAGTTGTACTTCCCTTTAATCTGTCCAATATACTCTGATTCAGCGGACCTTGTAAGGATGTACCCAGAGTACCCAACTTTCAGCAGATCATTAAAGGCTTCAATTGAAAATAGACTTTTCGTTTCTTTTACAAGATAGATTTTTCCCGTTTCTAGATTGAACTTCATCAACTGACGTTTCATCTTTTCTTCAGTTAGCTTTCTCTCAGTTATATCCCTTACAATACTCAAGACTACAGTTTTTTTCTTAAGTTTGATAATTTTGCTGCAGATTTCAACTGAGATTGGCTTATACTCCTTTGTCACAATCTCCGTTTCAAAACAATAGTAGCTTCTCTTCTTAAGTTCCTCAAACATTTCATTTAGCATCTCAACATATTCTGGCGGATGAATGTCGCTAGGGGACATATTTAGAAGTTCCAGTTTGTCATATCCTAAAAGGTCAGATGCAATCTGATTTGTTTCAATAAAATTCCCATCAAGTTCATGGATAAATATGGCATCACTTGCATTGTTAAAAACTGTTCTGAATTTTTGCTCGCTTTCCTTTAATGCTTGTTCTGAGTATTTTCTTTCTATTATGTGGCCCAATTTTTCTACTATGGCAAGAATTAATTTTCTTTCGGCCATTAGAAAAGGGCCTTCTTCAAGGTTTGGTTTTTCTTCAAGATAAAAAACTTCAAGTTTTCCAATATTATTTTTATAATAGTTTATTGGAGCATCCAACTTCCACTTTGTTTCTCTAAAATTCGTTGATTTAAATTCTTGGCCATCCAGATTAATCCTCGCACATGCTATTTCCGGATATTTCAAACCAAGAGGTATTTTTTCTACGATTTTTTGGAATAATTCCTCGAGAGGCATATTTGGTTCTTCATTTATCTTTGAGATGTCGTATAGGCAATTTAGTTCTTTTACCCGCTCTTTTAAGTTGTTAAGAAGATTATCCTTTTCTTCTTCAAGCTCCTCTAATCTATTTTTTATTTTTTCAAGGTCAGCCACCTTCGAGCGCTGTACTCTTAGCTCTTCAATAAGCTCTTCTTTTGATTTGTCTTTCTCTCGTTTCAATCTATCACTTCAGTATTAATGGCCGAAATCCATCTCTGTTTTTTCTGTTTCGCATTAAATATGCCAACTACTTTAAAAGGATTTATATTAGAGAATAAAATAAAATTTAGTACAAATACGTTAAGATAAAAATTAAAAAGTTAGTTATTTTTATATTGAAGGAGTATTCCTATCGCATACACATAAGGGGCTACTAAAATAGAAAATCATTATTACTTTGATAAGAGCGACCCTAAAGATCTAGAAGAAGTTTCAATACTGCAATAAACTCTAAAAGAAGGAACTGAATTTCAATTAATAGAATTTGAGTTAAATGGAAAAAAAGTAATTACTTATTGTGAAATCACTGTGATAGAAGATTGAAATCATTCCAGTAGCAACAAGCAGAAACTTGTGAAACACATACCTTCATTAGGGACTACTTTTAGTTCATATCCTGCATTTTTGGCAGTCTGGTATACATCAATTCCCACACCTTCCATCGAGGGTCTAGCTATGCGTCTGTAA
Encoded here:
- a CDS encoding PAS domain S-box protein; the encoded protein is MKREKDKSKEELIEELRVQRSKVADLEKIKNRLEELEEEKDNLLNNLKERVKELNCLYDISKINEEPNMPLEELFQKIVEKIPLGLKYPEIACARINLDGQEFKSTNFRETKWKLDAPINYYKNNIGKLEVFYLEEKPNLEEGPFLMAERKLILAIVEKLGHIIERKYSEQALKESEQKFRTVFNNASDAIFIHELDGNFIETNQIASDLLGYDKLELLNMSPSDIHPPEYVEMLNEMFEELKKRSYYCFETEIVTKEYKPISVEICSKIIKLKKKTVVLSIVRDITERKLTEEKMKRQLMKFNLETGKIYLVKETKSLFSIEAFNDLLKVGYSGYILTRSAESEYIGQIKGKYNYLWISEKDKRDSLSPDLTEIEKYLEDIPRKSFVLIDRLDYLLSKNGFIKLLSFVHHLREIAYLRGITVIISADSELFSNVEMKLIEKETSDISPVEKEKLPDNMLEILTFVYNKNLIGVKPTFSDIGREINITRPTIGKRMSFLTTSNYLIVSIKGRNKVVELTNKGRELFLA